The Candidatus Hydrogenedens sp. genome includes a window with the following:
- the grpE gene encoding nucleotide exchange factor GrpE, producing the protein MENGKSELEKKIEMEQESTTPDSAILDQASEIPPTSKEETEPVTSLENLIQMLEEKTQELEELKDRYLRVCAEFDNYRKRTHREIKELQETATENLIKDLLPVLDNFERALMHAPDPDDAFVSGVRMVFAQLKEVLVSRGLTVIEAQGKNFDPNMHEALAQAESELPEGTIIQEYEKGYRLGKKILRHAKVVISKPSEDFSKEDNNANNNNSVNHKQ; encoded by the coding sequence ATGGAAAATGGTAAATCGGAATTAGAAAAAAAAATAGAAATGGAACAAGAAAGTACAACGCCTGATTCTGCCATATTAGACCAGGCTTCAGAAATACCTCCAACTTCAAAAGAGGAAACAGAACCTGTTACCTCTCTGGAAAATCTCATACAAATGTTGGAGGAAAAGACACAGGAGTTAGAAGAACTTAAAGACCGTTATCTCCGTGTTTGTGCTGAATTTGACAATTATCGAAAGAGAACACATCGAGAAATTAAGGAATTGCAAGAGACAGCAACGGAAAATTTAATAAAAGACCTTTTACCTGTGTTGGATAATTTTGAAAGAGCTTTAATGCATGCACCTGACCCAGACGATGCGTTTGTCTCTGGTGTTAGGATGGTTTTTGCACAATTGAAAGAGGTTCTCGTTTCACGTGGCTTAACCGTAATCGAGGCTCAAGGTAAGAACTTTGACCCGAATATGCATGAGGCACTGGCTCAAGCGGAGTCAGAACTACCCGAAGGAACGATTATACAGGAATATGAGAAAGGCTATCGGTTAGGTAAAAAGATATTGAGACATGCAAAAGTTGTAATTAGCAAGCCATCAGAAGATTTTAGCAAAGAGGATAATAATGCAAATAATAATAATTCTGTCAACCATAAACAATAA